A section of the Pseudobacteriovorax antillogorgiicola genome encodes:
- a CDS encoding TIGR02147 family protein: MARQPKLQKVEKSLHVEHGLVTVTIDPEMVEILENAPQQVMGHARLLLAGLRSGGKIDAFELMPDDLKGVWDLLKVKNLPRPLSILIGLGGPKIQEINIDLSPKHKDYALVTIDLNSEEMKRIHPYWLEYYLNKRLEKKNCDWKLDPSCIQSIWERKVHSKEDIRNYPLAKKTEYNPRRHGKRFAIRIRPYSLDIYVILGDLKGYEEEELSQAIIKDIQKAIFKLSVDPRNSGVFKVFVGHIQKQIHLAYHGPAAMGYGFPMTFLGGLAFTRTVKVQGVDPLLPMAYLKSLESKLDIRGQNLLGIANNELDIERCAKALLRKRLIRLNKEKDLQVITGRVLLRGFIAARQDHDYCRRGMEVAQEGLTVKKAHRDYKTMMIGVAKNAIPEYMELYQNFKREATLLLQKSRGRDLYHFNLQFFPLTRIAPKPVEQLREENEDFRDSRWCNLLIREMVGLPGVKDDPTWFGLHMNPGIPISDIKSSLSMLKRGGFLKYDQLKGRLSQTTKDIIAEEPSYLQGIQFHTDVLNLALLSEAWKQPDQGDFISISFTTDDATRKEIQKVYDRFLYQIFERASKTSEPNGIYQLSVQLFPLMRGSDLPG; encoded by the coding sequence ATGGCAAGGCAGCCAAAACTACAAAAAGTGGAGAAGAGCCTTCATGTAGAACATGGGCTCGTCACTGTAACAATTGATCCTGAGATGGTCGAAATTCTTGAGAATGCTCCTCAGCAAGTGATGGGGCATGCTCGCTTGCTTCTGGCTGGTTTGAGAAGTGGGGGGAAGATCGATGCATTTGAACTGATGCCCGATGATCTCAAAGGCGTTTGGGATCTATTGAAGGTTAAAAACCTCCCCCGTCCTCTTTCAATTTTAATAGGCCTCGGTGGGCCGAAGATTCAAGAAATCAATATCGACCTAAGCCCAAAGCATAAAGATTATGCATTGGTGACTATTGATCTAAACAGTGAAGAAATGAAGAGGATTCACCCCTACTGGTTGGAATATTACTTAAACAAGCGGCTTGAAAAGAAAAATTGTGATTGGAAACTTGATCCGTCGTGCATTCAAAGCATCTGGGAACGCAAAGTTCACTCTAAGGAAGATATTCGAAATTATCCCCTTGCTAAGAAAACAGAGTACAATCCGCGCCGTCATGGAAAGCGGTTTGCAATTCGAATCAGGCCATACTCTCTCGATATCTATGTTATTCTTGGTGATCTGAAAGGCTACGAAGAAGAAGAGCTTAGCCAAGCAATTATCAAAGATATTCAAAAGGCCATATTCAAGCTATCCGTTGATCCTCGGAACTCAGGAGTATTTAAGGTGTTTGTTGGTCATATCCAAAAACAAATTCACCTTGCCTATCACGGTCCCGCCGCTATGGGGTATGGCTTTCCTATGACGTTCCTGGGTGGTTTGGCATTTACGCGAACTGTTAAGGTACAAGGCGTAGATCCCCTCCTTCCCATGGCCTATCTTAAAAGCTTGGAAAGTAAGCTTGATATTCGTGGGCAAAATCTTCTAGGGATCGCAAATAACGAGCTTGATATCGAGCGATGTGCAAAAGCACTTTTACGGAAACGGCTGATTCGTTTGAATAAGGAAAAGGATCTTCAAGTCATTACGGGGCGGGTTCTCCTCCGCGGCTTTATTGCAGCTCGGCAAGACCACGACTACTGTCGTCGCGGTATGGAGGTCGCACAGGAAGGGCTTACGGTAAAGAAAGCACATCGTGATTACAAGACTATGATGATTGGAGTTGCTAAGAATGCGATCCCAGAATATATGGAACTCTATCAAAATTTCAAACGAGAGGCTACCTTGTTGCTTCAGAAGAGCCGAGGGCGTGATCTCTACCACTTTAATCTACAGTTTTTTCCCTTGACTCGCATTGCTCCTAAGCCAGTGGAGCAACTTCGCGAAGAAAATGAAGATTTTCGCGATAGCCGTTGGTGCAATTTGCTGATACGTGAGATGGTGGGCTTGCCAGGAGTAAAAGATGATCCCACATGGTTCGGTTTGCATATGAACCCAGGAATTCCCATCAGTGATATCAAGTCTAGCCTATCAATGCTTAAACGCGGCGGGTTTCTGAAGTATGATCAGCTCAAAGGTCGACTAAGCCAAACGACGAAGGATATCATCGCTGAAGAGCCAAGCTATTTGCAGGGCATTCAGTTTCATACGGATGTATTGAATCTTGCCTTGCTTTCTGAAGCGTGGAAGCAGCCAGACCAAGGAGATTTTATTTCGATAAGCTTTACAACCGATGATGCTACAAGAAAAGAAATTCAAAAGGTGTATGACAGGTTTTTGTATCAAATTTTTGAACGAGCTAGCAAAACCTCAGAGCCCAACGGAATCTATCAGCTCAGTGTCCAGCTATTTCCCCTCATGAGAGGCTCTGACTTGCCAGGTTAG
- a CDS encoding c-type cytochrome: MKLTGIIWSLFAVSILGSACDSSEPVATQYKKNLAAGDATTGGATDGGGATDDDAGADEGSAPDGGGDVDPALAEAGLAFFNENNCAVCHVEGGGGAGPDLNGNVDPDPVQLKSNYDGEGSHTNFPISDEQAQQLAAAFTG, encoded by the coding sequence ATGAAACTCACGGGGATCATTTGGAGTTTGTTCGCTGTTTCAATCTTAGGTAGTGCTTGTGACAGCAGTGAACCAGTCGCAACTCAGTATAAAAAGAATCTAGCAGCTGGTGATGCGACTACCGGTGGTGCAACCGATGGTGGTGGCGCGACCGATGATGATGCTGGAGCCGATGAAGGAAGCGCGCCCGATGGTGGTGGCGATGTAGACCCCGCTCTAGCGGAGGCTGGGCTTGCTTTTTTCAATGAGAACAATTGTGCTGTCTGTCATGTAGAAGGCGGTGGGGGAGCCGGACCCGACTTGAATGGAAATGTAGATCCAGATCCCGTACAGTTAAAGTCTAATTACGATGGAGAAGGATCACATACAAACTTTCCAATCTCCGACGAACAAGCACAGCAGCTAGCAGCAGCGTTCACTGGTTGA